TTAAGCATTGTCGTCGCTCTACATTATAGGTCCCGTTTTCTCGCTTCACCGAAGCGCATGGCCGGAGAGGATACAATAAGTGCCTTAAGGCGCCTTAACAAAGCCTAAAAATACCCAAACGCAGATAGAGGaaaaaatattcatataaatgttACACTCACTTCATCGCACTCCGATTAAATAACattctatgtatgtatgcgttATAAAGCAAGTTATAAATAAATCGGACATAATTAAAGCAGTTACCAATTTATATGGAACTCTATATTAGGCCAAATTACTATAAGTAGTTAGGTGGCACGTGTGtcttaaaacagcattttcctGTGTAAAACAATCTTCAGGAACCTATACCTGGGTATATCAAAACTACTGAAAAGTGTctagtgtcagctaaatgcggAAAAACAAGATCATCTGGACATATAGGCTCTGAAGGCAGTTATTGGTCATGTAAGTAAGCATAATTAATACCCTTGTATTTACACCCCACATGGGTCCTCTTTGGAGAACGAAAATATGGTTACCCTGTTTAAACATGTCTTACACCACAGAGCTGCGAGGGTATGGTTTGCACACAGCTGCTTCCTTTCCAGCCAACGTCACATTTATTGTGTCTCTGGAGTAAATCGTAATGTAATGCGTTGGATTGAAACGCGAGAGGCGACCAGCATATCTGGAAGGGTGTCTAAAAGAGCCGCGTTTCAATGCTGCACGTCCGACAGCTAAGCGTCTCTTATCAGTGACAttttaaacttgttttttcACTTCGGTAAGTATatgttttgttcctgttttcGGACCTCGCCTTTACGGATTCTTACCGGTTTCATACACAGGGattcatgttttttttggtAGCAACATCGACACCTTCCTTTGGTTATCATGagctgcaaaaatattttaactggtTTGTTTAATTGATGCGAGgctgtttcaaatgttttcattaattatttttttcttcgaGTGTTTATTCGAAATAAGTAGTCTCACTTGTAGCTGATCTGAAAAAGTTTAAGTGGGTTATATGAAATCATAGGCTAAGCATTAAAATAGTAGACTTAATTTAATGTCTTCGATGACAGTTTAAAGGTTAAAATATTTAGAACTATGACTTTAAGATACATTAAAACAGAACCCTCTTCTGAGTTATATGGAACATaatgtagtacacacacacacacacacacacatacacatacatatatatatatatatatatatatatatatgtatatgtatatatatatatatatatatatatatatatatatatatatatatatatatatatatatatatatatatatataatttcacacacacacatattttccAATTTCCAACGTTTCCAATTTGgatgcaatcacacacacacacacacacacacatatatatatatatatatatatatatatatatatgtgtgtgtgtgtgtgtgtgtgtgtgtgtgtgtgtgtgtgattgcatcCAAATTGGAAACGATCCAATCCAAACAGCTGTTTTATGGCTAGGATGATGAAGCTACTAACAAGGTCATATGgcaaattatttcatttcatgatCCATaggttcattcatttattaaattgtttggtagtttatttatttattccggctattttatttgtatatgtgaCCTCATTTTTATTACTATGCCTTAACATTTTTGTAGTCATATTCAAATGTGACTCCACAATATGATCAATATGATCATCTTGCCCCTTTGGTTTATTGTTGTACAGtgttattgctttttttgtattttagcCTCTACTGCTCTCTGAATTTTTGAGAGCAATTTCCTGGCTAAATGAACGTCTTTGGTCATGTAGTGATTTTAGCATCAGCCCTAACAGGTAAGTCAGACCAGATTGTGTGATTATTTGAAGACTGATTATTAAAGTACATAGAAAGTGCCTGAATACTCACATTCTTAaaccttttgtttatttcttactTTGTGTCACATTCTGTACCATCTGTACTACAACAAAGCATGTCTAGCTGTGATCACTCAGATCAGTGTGGAGGATGTCCCATTTGGTGGCACAGTGTTCCTGCCCTGCAACAGCTCAGCCTATGGTGGAGGAGAGCTCGATGTGAAATGGCAGGTCATGGGCAAAGATGTGGCTTCTTTCCTGGATGGCCAGGTGGTGGCTGGGAAGGAATATGAGGGGCGTGTGGAGCTGCTCCAATCAGAGACCTTGGAAGGGGACTTCTCCTTGACACTGACCAATGCAATAATGAGTGATACAGACATATATGAGTGTCTATGGCAGGGGAAGATGATCATAAGCATAGTGACACTTAACGTTTTGCGTGAGTACTTCTGAATTTTGCTATCATGCTGTTGCCAATAATTTTGTATGGTAAAAGACTACATAACAGAAGACATACAAAGGCTAATGACATTACACTAGCTCACCATTTTCTTTCCTCATTGAAGCCCCACCATTTCCTGATGCTCGTACTCTCATTTTGGAGGGTGAGGATGTCACACTGCCCTGCTTCGGTAAAATGCCCAAAAATAAACACTGGGAGAATATGTATATCCAGTGGCTGAAAGATGACATACAGGTCCTGCTGCTCGAATCCGGCATGGTCACCAAAGATGGTGGCTCCCAGAGCCAGTTATTACCTTCCAAAGAGGAAGTCAGCCAGGGCAACTTTTCCCTGACCATCAAGTCAACGAAGGTTTTGGACCAAGGTGTTTACAGATGCCTCTATAAGACCAACGATTTTGAGGGTCCACGAAGGGGTCATCCTGAGGCATACACTCTCACTGTTACAGGTGCAACATATTGTGGTGGGCCCAGGGGACTGCATGAAtagtttgggggtgggggggggaatcGGGTGCATTAGCGCTGCAAAACCATAGCTGTGTTGTGCACAAGGTATCCCATACTGACACTGAAAATATGGTCTCTTATTTGACAATTTGCCAAAGCTGTCtgcaaatcaaattaatttctaaatgtgattagtgaaaagattttatattaaatgaaaatattctttgaaaaaatgtattatttaatggAAGAAATGCTGATCTGTGTATTGCAAGTAATGGTTTTATCTTATTCAACTGGATCTTCAGTATTAGCTCAGAATCagccatttttacatttccattaatgttaatgttttagtATCAGTCAGATACATGTGTTCATTAAATACAGTTGtatactataaataaataaataagattgataatttcattatttatattcGCACAGATGGAAACATTTAATATGTAGTTATTTATTGAATGGGTTTGGAGATTTAGGACGTTAGGCCAATGTAACAGGAATATTCctgtttagatattttttttattatttcagaacCAAACAGTCCAAATCCAATTTTGTCATTATATTCTGTGACAAATCAAATCTGCAAGATCTGTATGGTGCTACCTAATAGTATTCAATCAAAACAAGTGGAAGAGCTCTACCTGTTGCAGCTGTGTGGGGTTTTAAACACTGTACTTTTTTGCTTAGTGATCTAATTACAGTGTTTCCTTCAAGTGACCTCAGAGCCACCTCTGTTCCAAGCTGTGCCAAGCACTACTACTCAATTTACTGGGTTGGATGTTGATGCTAAAATGGATAGCACTACGGAGCAGCCTGCTCTGGAAGGTAATGTAATGAGTACTAGTTCTACTGATTACTtatgcataaatatatttataaacaaatgGAATACTTACATTTCTATTGTGGCTTAAAGAGGTCTGTCACAGACTAGGGTAAGGAGAGTAAATGGGTATAACGTCACCTTTTAGCTATTTGACATAAAGCACCACAAAGGGGCATGAAATCATAAACTCTGAGTTGTCTCTGAGTTATGTCATGAGTGACATAAACATACCAGGAAGTCTTCTCTCATTAGGCTATGTTTCATTCAGGCTTTAGTCCCTATATCTTTAAACCATCTATGGCATGTACTATATCACTAGCTAGGAGGATCAAGTTCAGGGAGTCCCAACTGTGCTGTTGGGTTCACTGAAAAGGGTAACAGATAGGTAGGCAAGCTGAGTGTGTTACTCCCAAGAGCTTACTGCAGCGATGGGTTTGCCATAGTATTGCTATCCTCTCCACGTCTGGAATTTCTGATTCTGTTAGATATTTCAGTATTACATTACAATATTGTGGCTGTCCATGGCTAGTTCACAGTAATGCTACAGTAGATGATGTTTGGACATTGGGAGAAATTCAAACATTTCTTGAAGTTGCTCAAAGACCTGCAAGCCActtgcaaaatgaaaacatcgttctgttttctgtgtgtaggaatgaaagaaaaaatgtaaactatGTAAGCCTGTTAGAATAGCCAACTTCTGATTACTGTGTGCATATAAACCTAGCAAAAAATCTTTTGTTTGGCAACCTCTCGTGTTTGGCAACCTCTGAATTGATATGGGGTTCTAAATTTAGTTTGACACTGCTCTCAAACTCCATGCTGTGGCTCTCTAGGACATTAATTTGATAGgcataaaattatttatgtgaTAGTATCATCTGGTGCAAGACTTACAGCTTATATAGTGTACATTAATCTTTTTTGTCCAGTTTTCCAAACATTTACACCTGATGATACAGCTTGGATGAAGAAAGCCTTTGGTGTCACAAAGAATACCAAATCTAGCACCAGCATGGAGGTTACTGGACTAATAACTCATAACAGAGAAGACAGCACTACAGTGCAGGATTCTGTGAGAGGTACTGTAATGATATTCTATGGCTCTAACAATAGAAGGGCTTTGTGGCACTGGACCAGTGGAACTGGAGGATTCCTGCTTTGGTGCTTGCTAGAATCTCAGAACCAATTTTGATATTATCTACAAATCAAatcttttatatttgtgtgatgCTACCTAACAGCATATTTCAGTGGACAGATGTACTGCACTTTCTTTTGATAATAATGTGGAATTTTTGTAAGTGTATCAggactgctttgtgacaatggaaGTGTTACATTTCATTGAATGCAACAGTGAATTTATACATGAAAAGTATTTACTATTGTCAGATTTTTCACTCTTTGTTGTGGTCGTGCTTCAAGGGCCAAGCTCATAAAAGAGGAATTTTCCTTCCAATATCTAATACTTGTGGAAAAAATATTCCATGGGAGCGTCATACTTTTCCATATCATAATGAGTCTATATGTGCTTACATGTATTTGCACtgcaatatttatttagtgatCTAATTAGTGAATAATAAGCTTTTGAATATCTGATGTCTTTCCTTATCACAAAGTCAAATTAAGTAGAAATGGcatatagtaatatatatttagtgaTCTAATTATAATGTGTTTCCTTCTAGTGATATCAGACCTACCAACACAGGCCAGAATGACCACTGACCTTGTTGGTGCCAGTGCTAACAGGACTACAAAGCTAAATACCATAGAAGGTACTGCAATGAGTAAAGATTTAATTTGTCAACCACTGACAGTCATCACAAACAAGTAATAAAATGGTTACTTTAGAAGACAAGCTAATTAGAAGCTAAAGCAGTTATAAATGCTGTAGAATCCTCAAACAAGTGGCAGTTTCTAGTGTGACAGTTAAAGATCTGCAAATCCTTTGAATTTGATAACATCAGTGTTGACTATACAACataaaaagagacaaaatgTCCTCACAGATGTGCAGGATTAATTAGTAGCTTCTAGAAGCAATTGGTTAAAGTTAATATCAATATATATGTAAGAATATCTAATAAATGAACGAAGTTACAGACTTTGTCTACCATGGACCTTGACTGTTTAAATACATTGCCCAATTTATTCATATGTTACGATAGGAATGAAAGTCTTTCATTGTGATTTAAATTATGCTAAGATGACAAATATGTGCCATTCATGGAGGAAATGGTATGGAATGGAGAATGTAAATGGCTGTTGCACCTACACATAGTTTTTAAACTGTAATTGTTGTTTAGTGAGCTAATTGCAGTGTGTTTTCTTCTAGTGATATCAGATCTACCAGCACAGGCCAGAATGACCACTGACCTTGTTGGGTTAATCTCTGGTGGCAGTACTGACAGCACTACAGAGCAGGATCCTCTGGAAGGTAATGTAATGAGTACTAGTTCTActaagaaaaaatattttgagagTTTTAATACTGTGAAAGGCTAAAGTTACATTACACAATGAATCCCACAATGGAACGAGGAGAAAACTGTAATGGTAGATTAGAGGAAGTTTATTCAACATATTTTGAAAATCACAGtcaaaatgtatgtaaacctCTAGGAAAATTATCTCCCCAAAGATGCTATGTGGAGTAAAGTGTTCACTGAATCAATTCATGTATGCATTTGACCTGCAGAATCCTCAAACCAGTGACACATTTCATAGGGTTACAGTTAATGTTCTGCAAATCTTTTGCACTTGATACATCTGTGTTGAGGAGTCATCACAAAAAACACTAACCAATAGCATAATTTATTGTGAGGTTGCAATGTAAGAAGCCATCTTTACTGAGAAAAGATAAAAGCTTTCAGTTGTGGTTTAAAAGAGGGAAGAGAATGAGACTGAAGTAGAGTACTTCATAGTTTACAGCACTAAAAGATCTGTCCCCAGTGGTAACCAATCTGAATTTTGGGACAGTAAGAAGACCAGCATCAGAGGACCTAAGTGTTCTGACAGGGCAGTGTGGATGCAAGATTACAGCTAAATATGGGTGTGCTAGGCCATAGTAGAAGGGTTTTAAACTTGATGTGCAGTAAGCCAGGCATACAGTGTAAATGAAATAGAATTAGAGTGATGTGCACCAATTCTTGAAAGTACCTGTAAGAAATGGTTTAATTGTCTGAGCAGTGACGTCCCATAATTTTGAAAATTGCTAGTTTGCATTCCACTGAATGTAGCAAAGAATGCCACAGTAAATTTAACTTGTGAAGGTGCCTTCCTGACAGCAGCCTCCATCTGGCATCCGTGGTGTCCATATTGTGCTTTTGATTCATACAGTTGGTGCATGTTAAACCATCAGCGCCTTATCACCTGTGTTCTTCACCTCGACATTGAGTCTGAAAAGTATTCTACCATCTTtgtattttccatattttgtcAAGACCGTGCTTGAAGGACAAGTTCattagaggtttttttttctttccaaaatGGAAAATACTTTTGGAAAAAATATTCCACACAAGCCTCATCTTTCCTTATCACAAAATCAGAATAAGTAGAAATGGTGTGTAGTACACAATATAAATAGCTGTCCTAcctatgtgtttttgtttcactgtaaTGATCTAATTATAGTGTATTTCCTTGTAGTAATATCATACCTACCACCACAGGCCAGAATGACCACTGACCTTGTTGGGTTAATCTCTGGTGCCAGTGCTGACAGCACTGTAGAGCAGGATCCTCTGGAAGGTAATGTAATGAGTACTAGTTCTACTGGGTGTGTAAGGACACAGTCCCTATGGTAACAGTTAATGATCTGCAAATCCTTTGCACTTTATAATGCCAGTGTTGATGTTGCATCATAAAAAGGGACAAAACAATTCCTCATAATTCCTCTGTGCAGGACTAATTAGGAGTTACCGTTAGCATTTGGTTAAAGTTACTATCAAAAAATAGGTAAGAATAGTTAATAAATGTACGAGTTCACAAAATCTTTCTACCAGTGACCCTGACTATTGAAATCTAATCCAATAAAGATCTGTTCAATAAAGCACGATACTATAGGACTAGTAGTCATTATCATTGTGATTTAAATAATCATATCATCACAATTATGcgccattcatgcagaaatccaaGTAATTCAGTGAGTTCTCACACATATATTGACTCACACTGCTTGCCTAAAATTGTACATTTGTTTCTATTTTGATGGTTATTCTACTGTTGATGTCATGCAATCTCTTGAAGGTCATCCCAACAATGTTAACTTACTAATACTGCTAATTTATAGGATTCTTATGTAAAACAATAAAGAtactatattattattgataGTAGTAAAGGCAGTTatcaaaaagtgaaaataagtCAAATTGGTGTTGAGTACACAATATAAATTGCTGTTTCACTTATGTGTATTTTTAGCACTATAATTTTTTAGTGATCTAATTACATTGTCTTTACTTCTAGTGATATCAGAACTACCACCACAGCCCAGAATGACCACTGACCTTGCTAAGTTAATCACTGGTGCCCATACTGACAGCACTACAGTGCAGAATACTGTGGAAGGTAGAGTAATGAGCCCtaaataaaagatttaattTGCTAACTATTAACAACCATCACAAAAACACCTATAAAGAGGTGAGTTTAGAAGTGAAACTAATAAAACTATAAGGGGTTATAAATGCTATGGAATCCAAAGGGACAGTTCCTAGGGTGACAGTTAATGATCTGCAAATCCTTTGTGCTTGATAACATCAGTGTTGACGATGCACcataaaaagcaacaaaacacaTCCCCCACATCTGTGCAGGATTGATAAACAGCTACATTAAGCATTTGGTTAAAGGTATTGCCAATAAATAGGTAAGACTGAATATTACATGTATGAATTCACAGACTTTTTCTAAGACTGAgcctatttaaatattttgttcagtttgttCAATAAAGATACAATATTATCTTAAAGATACAATACTTGTCTTCCATGTTACCATAGGACTAAAGGTCTTTCTCATTGTGATTTAAATCATAATAAGatcacacattcatgcagaaatacagGTAATTCAAAGATTTCTCACACATATATGGACCTACACTGTATGCCTTAgattgtgcatgtttattttttggcagGGAGGTCATAGCATGACAACCTCTCAAAGCGCATGCCAAAACCTTTACTTAACTGATGCAGGCttaatgacattattattattattattattattattattattattattattattattactgctactTCTTCTACTATCACTGGTATTACAATAACCTTATTATAATGAGTTTTTTTCTAGTGATATCAGAACTATCTGGACAGGCAAGTACCATTTCATGAAAGTGCCTATAAGAATGATTTAATTGTTTGATCCCTGACAACCATTAGGTCATTTTGAAATCTGCTAAAATTCcatgaaattaatttacatttcattgaaTACTACAATGGATACTATAGTGAATTTACCTATGAAAACAATACACAATCTTTAGCTTTTTCCCCCATTTTGTCATGATTGTACTTTAAGGGCCAAGCTCATAGTTTTTTTCTACCAATGTCAAATGCATTTGCAGAAAATATTCCACAACAGattctggaattttttttttttttttttttgctattccTGATTGCAAAGTCAAAGTAAGAAGAACTGATGGGTGGTTGAAATTGCTATTGGATCTATATGCAGTttttgcagtgtcatttttagtGATCTAATTACAGTATGTTCCTAGTGATATCAGACCTACCAACACAGGCCAGAATAAACACTGACTTTGTTGGGTTAATCGTTGGTGGAAATGCTGACAGCACTACAGAACAGAATGCCATGGAAGGTACTGTAATGAGTAATGATTTAATTTGCCAAATACTGACAACCATCACAAACAAGATATAAAAAGTATCTTTAGAAGATAACCCAATTAGAAACTAATAAGGTAATGAGTACTAGTTCTACTAAGTACCCAAAGTTTTCTAAAAGGCTGATGTTAGAAGACAAGCTAATTAGAAGCTAATAAGATAATGTGATGAGCATTAATTCAACAGAGTAACCAAAGATATAATTTGCAAGCAGTCACAAACAAGCTGTAAAATGTTCACTAAAGCCACATTTCTCAATAAATTCCTCAAAGAAACAGGGAAAAAATACAACTTCAAATAGTACAATTAATTGCAGTTTATACAGTGTGCTTGAATCTTTATTGTCCAGTTTTCCAAACATTTACACCAGGTGATACAGCATGGACAGAGAAAGCCTTTGGTGTCACAGAGAAGACCAAATCAGGCACCAGCATGGAACTTACTGGAATAATTATTCATGACAGAGAAGACAGAACTACAGTACAGAACTCTGTGAGAGGTACTGCAATGGTAATTTGATAACAGCATCTTAAAATGGAGAGCTGTAAAATACAGTGTTTGAACAGTGAACCTGTTCTCTTTGGATTATAAAACGTAGAATTTTGTGAAAAGTGATGTATCAGGATTGAATGGTTCAGACATTGGAAACATTGGTCTGGAATGGATGATTGAAATGGCTGTTGCAATTATGTATAGTTTTTGCATTACCAATATTTACTTAGTAATCTAAtatacatttgcagcatttagcagacactcttattcagagcTACTAATAAaagtcatttactcatagaatatatcctagccagtacagtaggttagagttcaactagaatactgttgaaatacagggatcaatgctgatgactagaagtgcaaaatacacaatctcggacaacaatcagtgcaataaacaatacacgACAGTAAAtactagagttttagttagtcaacataggagcagggttagacagagaatagtctcaatgcttgccTTCCATGAGACTtaaagcatggtatttcaagccaagctgtacttgaggttcaaagtaatCAAGGTgcagattgggctttgaccaccgacatcatgtatggaggggctggtccattttttgctttgaaggcaaacatcaaggttttaaatctgatgtgggcagctactggaagccattgAAGGGAGCGCATCggtggagtgacgtgtgaactatACATAATTACAGTGTTTCCTTCTAGTGATATCAGACCTACCACCACAGGCCAGAATGACCACTGACCTTGTTGAGTTAATCTCTGGTGCCAGTTCTGATAGCTCTACAGGGCAGAATCCTCTGGAAGGTAATGAGTACTAGTTTTACTGACTACCCAAAGATTTAATTTGCCACCCACTGACAGCCATTACAAACAAGCTGTAAAAAGTTCATTAAAGCCACATTTCTCAATAAATTCCATAAAGAA
The sequence above is a segment of the Electrophorus electricus isolate fEleEle1 chromosome 16, fEleEle1.pri, whole genome shotgun sequence genome. Coding sequences within it:
- the LOC113582620 gene encoding uncharacterized protein LOC113582620 isoform X2, whose protein sequence is MNVFGHVVILASALTACLAVITQISVEDVPFGGTVFLPCNSSAYGGGELDVKWQVMGKDVASFLDGQVVAGKEYEGRVELLQSETLEGDFSLTLTNAIMSDTDIYECLWQGKMIISIVTLNVLPPPFPDARTLILEGEDVTLPCFGKMPKNKHWENMYIQWLKDDIQVLLLESGMVTKDGGSQSQLLPSKEEVSQGNFSLTIKSTKVLDQGVYRCLYKTNDFEGPRRGHPEAYTLTVTVTSEPPLFQAVPSTTTQFTGLDVDAKMDSTTEQPALEVFQTFTPDDTAWMKKAFGVTKNTKSSTSMEVTGLITHNREDSTTVQDSVRVISDLPTQARMTTDLVGASANRTTKLNTIEVISDLPAQARMTTDLVGLISGGSTDSTTEQDPLEVISYLPPQARMTTDLVGLISGASADSTVEQDPLEVISDLPTQARINTDFVGLIVGGNADSTTEQNAMEGDTAWTEKAFGVTEKTKSGTSMELTGIIIHDREDRTTVQNSVRVISDLPPQARMTTDLVELISGASSDSSTGQNPLEVFQTFTPDDTLRMEKAFGVTDNTKSSTSMEFTGLNTHDREDSTTVHDSVRVISDLPPQARITTDIVGLISGASADSAGSEQDPLEGYGYTSEVLWKENVPWLCIGIVSGVILFTAVFLCTLVTLGKL
- the LOC113582620 gene encoding uncharacterized protein LOC113582620 isoform X1 yields the protein MNVFGHVVILASALTACLAVITQISVEDVPFGGTVFLPCNSSAYGGGELDVKWQVMGKDVASFLDGQVVAGKEYEGRVELLQSETLEGDFSLTLTNAIMSDTDIYECLWQGKMIISIVTLNVLPPPFPDARTLILEGEDVTLPCFGKMPKNKHWENMYIQWLKDDIQVLLLESGMVTKDGGSQSQLLPSKEEVSQGNFSLTIKSTKVLDQGVYRCLYKTNDFEGPRRGHPEAYTLTVTVTSEPPLFQAVPSTTTQFTGLDVDAKMDSTTEQPALEVFQTFTPDDTAWMKKAFGVTKNTKSSTSMEVTGLITHNREDSTTVQDSVRVISDLPTQARMTTDLVGASANRTTKLNTIEVISDLPAQARMTTDLVGLISGGSTDSTTEQDPLEVISYLPPQARMTTDLVGLISGASADSTVEQDPLEVISDLPTQARINTDFVGLIVGGNADSTTEQNAMEVFQTFTPGDTAWTEKAFGVTEKTKSGTSMELTGIIIHDREDRTTVQNSVRVISDLPPQARMTTDLVELISGASSDSSTGQNPLEVFQTFTPDDTLRMEKAFGVTDNTKSSTSMEFTGLNTHDREDSTTVHDSVRVISDLPPQARITTDIVGLISGASADSAGSEQDPLEGYGYTSEVLWKENVPWLCIGIVSGVILFTAVFLCTLVTLGKL
- the LOC113582620 gene encoding uncharacterized protein LOC113582620 isoform X4, translating into MNVFGHVVILASALTACLAVITQISVEDVPFGGTVFLPCNSSAYGGGELDVKWQVMGKDVASFLDGQVVAGKEYEGRVELLQSETLEGDFSLTLTNAIMSDTDIYECLWQGKMIISIVTLNVLPPPFPDARTLILEGEDVTLPCFGKMPKNKHWENMYIQWLKDDIQVLLLESGMVTKDGGSQSQLLPSKEEVSQGNFSLTIKSTKVLDQGVYRCLYKTNDFEGPRRGHPEAYTLTVTVTSEPPLFQAVPSTTTQFTGLDVDAKMDSTTEQPALEVFQTFTPDDTAWMKKAFGVTKNTKSSTSMEVTGLITHNREDSTTVQDSVRVISDLPTQARMTTDLVGASANRTTKLNTIEVISDLPAQARMTTDLVGLISGGSTDSTTEQDPLEVISYLPPQARMTTDLVGLISGASADSTVEQDPLEGDTAWTEKAFGVTEKTKSGTSMELTGIIIHDREDRTTVQNSVRVISDLPPQARMTTDLVELISGASSDSSTGQNPLEVFQTFTPDDTLRMEKAFGVTDNTKSSTSMEFTGLNTHDREDSTTVHDSVRVISDLPPQARITTDIVGLISGASADSAGSEQDPLEGYGYTSEVLWKENVPWLCIGIVSGVILFTAVFLCTLVTLGKL
- the LOC113582620 gene encoding uncharacterized protein LOC113582620 isoform X3, whose protein sequence is MNVFGHVVILASALTACLAVITQISVEDVPFGGTVFLPCNSSAYGGGELDVKWQVMGKDVASFLDGQVVAGKEYEGRVELLQSETLEGDFSLTLTNAIMSDTDIYECLWQGKMIISIVTLNVLPPPFPDARTLILEGEDVTLPCFGKMPKNKHWENMYIQWLKDDIQVLLLESGMVTKDGGSQSQLLPSKEEVSQGNFSLTIKSTKVLDQGVYRCLYKTNDFEGPRRGHPEAYTLTVTVTSEPPLFQAVPSTTTQFTGLDVDAKMDSTTEQPALEVFQTFTPDDTAWMKKAFGVTKNTKSSTSMEVTGLITHNREDSTTVQDSVRVISDLPTQARMTTDLVGASANRTTKLNTIEVISDLPAQARMTTDLVGLISGGSTDSTTEQDPLEVISDLPTQARINTDFVGLIVGGNADSTTEQNAMEVFQTFTPGDTAWTEKAFGVTEKTKSGTSMELTGIIIHDREDRTTVQNSVRVISDLPPQARMTTDLVELISGASSDSSTGQNPLEVFQTFTPDDTLRMEKAFGVTDNTKSSTSMEFTGLNTHDREDSTTVHDSVRVISDLPPQARITTDIVGLISGASADSAGSEQDPLEGYGYTSEVLWKENVPWLCIGIVSGVILFTAVFLCTLVTLGKL
- the LOC113582620 gene encoding uncharacterized protein LOC113582620 isoform X5, giving the protein MNVFGHVVILASALTACLAVITQISVEDVPFGGTVFLPCNSSAYGGGELDVKWQVMGKDVASFLDGQVVAGKEYEGRVELLQSETLEGDFSLTLTNAIMSDTDIYECLWQGKMIISIVTLNVLPPPFPDARTLILEGEDVTLPCFGKMPKNKHWENMYIQWLKDDIQVLLLESGMVTKDGGSQSQLLPSKEEVSQGNFSLTIKSTKVLDQGVYRCLYKTNDFEGPRRGHPEAYTLTVTVTSEPPLFQAVPSTTTQFTGLDVDAKMDSTTEQPALEVFQTFTPDDTAWMKKAFGVTKNTKSSTSMEVTGLITHNREDSTTVQDSVRVISDLPTQARMTTDLVGASANRTTKLNTIEVISDLPAQARMTTDLVGLISGGSTDSTTEQDPLEGDTAWTEKAFGVTEKTKSGTSMELTGIIIHDREDRTTVQNSVRVISDLPPQARMTTDLVELISGASSDSSTGQNPLEVFQTFTPDDTLRMEKAFGVTDNTKSSTSMEFTGLNTHDREDSTTVHDSVRVISDLPPQARITTDIVGLISGASADSAGSEQDPLEGYGYTSEVLWKENVPWLCIGIVSGVILFTAVFLCTLVTLGKL